A single region of the Microscilla marina ATCC 23134 genome encodes:
- a CDS encoding STAS domain-containing protein encodes MKYSLDKQPKYTLIQLQNEKMDATLSPELKSTFVTLNAEGAKNFVIDLSKVKYVDSSGLGALLIANRLCMDAKGTMVLTGITDHVMKLIKISQLDKVLKILPTNEEAIQFIHMNEVENDVAKDGGEG; translated from the coding sequence ATGAAGTATTCTCTCGACAAACAACCTAAATACACACTAATTCAGTTGCAAAACGAAAAGATGGATGCTACTTTGTCACCTGAGCTTAAAAGTACTTTTGTAACCCTCAATGCAGAAGGTGCCAAGAATTTTGTGATTGATTTGAGCAAAGTGAAATACGTAGACTCTTCTGGATTGGGTGCATTATTGATTGCAAACCGACTTTGCATGGATGCAAAAGGAACAATGGTGTTAACTGGTATTACCGACCACGTAATGAAGCTTATAAAAATCTCTCAACTTGACAAAGTATTGAAGATTTTGCCTACCAACGAAGAAGCCATTCAATTTATACACATGAATGAAGTGGAAAACGACGTTGCCAAAGACGGTGGAGAAGGTTAA
- a CDS encoding phosphoribosylaminoimidazolesuccinocarboxamide synthase, which yields MSLLLGTMQNNTIKETNFHFEGQQNFYRGKVRDVYMFDKHLAVIASDRISAFDVILPEAIPYKGQVLNQISWFFMQQTQDIVPNWIIDCPDPNVAYGYKCTPYPVEMVVRGYLAGSAWRAYKKGVREMNGYKLPEGLKENDPLPQPIITPSTKAAQGEHDEDISSEDIVKKGLVDKKTLDKLEAYTLALFQRGSEIAQKQGLILADTKYEFGHFEGKIYLIDEIHTPDSSRYFNIEGYQERQQQNQPQPQRSKEMVRKWLMENGFNGQEGQKIPEMTPEWIAAVSSEYIALYEQLTNNKFEKSEDTDRYANLQQRISAVI from the coding sequence ATGTCCCTACTTTTAGGTACAATGCAAAACAATACTATCAAAGAAACTAATTTTCATTTCGAAGGGCAACAAAACTTTTACCGGGGAAAGGTAAGAGATGTGTATATGTTTGATAAACATCTGGCTGTCATAGCCTCTGACCGTATCTCGGCGTTTGATGTGATATTGCCCGAAGCCATCCCTTACAAAGGGCAGGTGCTTAATCAAATATCTTGGTTTTTTATGCAACAAACCCAGGATATTGTGCCCAACTGGATCATCGACTGTCCCGATCCTAACGTGGCGTATGGTTATAAATGTACTCCCTACCCAGTAGAGATGGTAGTAAGGGGCTACCTTGCCGGAAGCGCCTGGAGAGCTTACAAAAAAGGAGTGCGTGAAATGAATGGATACAAGTTGCCAGAAGGTCTCAAAGAAAATGACCCACTGCCCCAACCCATCATAACTCCCTCTACTAAAGCCGCACAAGGCGAACATGACGAAGACATTAGTTCTGAAGATATTGTAAAAAAAGGGTTGGTTGATAAAAAAACTCTTGATAAATTGGAAGCGTATACTTTAGCTTTGTTTCAACGAGGCAGCGAAATCGCTCAAAAACAAGGGCTTATTCTTGCCGATACCAAGTATGAGTTTGGGCACTTTGAGGGTAAAATCTATCTGATAGACGAAATCCATACCCCCGACTCATCCCGTTATTTCAACATAGAGGGTTATCAGGAGCGCCAACAGCAAAACCAACCACAACCACAGCGTTCAAAAGAAATGGTACGCAAATGGTTGATGGAAAACGGATTTAATGGTCAGGAAGGACAAAAAATACCCGAAATGACTCCCGAATGGATCGCCGCAGTATCTTCTGAGTACATTGCACTTTATGAGCAATTGACAAATAATAAATTTGAAAAATCTGAAGACACCGATCGTTATGCAAATTTGCAACAGCGTATCAGTGCCGTAATATAA